The DNA window CAACATAATCAGCAGCACCATGCTATGACGAGAACTGATAGCTTGGGCCGGCCTCAAATGAATCCTGACATTGATAATCAAACAGAGCCTGATCTCGAAATTGAATGTCAAGATGGTATTCTGCGGTCTGGGGTTTCAGAGCAGTTCAAAATTTCTGAAATGCAGACACAGTTCCAGCAGACAGATGATCAATCTAGAGGCTCACAATTCATTCCAGTTCCATCTGTCTCACAAGAAATATGCCCATCACTAGATCAAACTACGCAGCAGATGCAAGATCTTTTACACCCTGAGCCATTGATAGACACTCGGAATGTTTTCAGTTCTATTCATAATCAAGAACAAAGAGACGCGGCATTACATAGTCATTTGAATTTCAAGTCTGAAGAGATGTCTGAGATACCAGGGAACTCAAAACAGGAGCTAACCATCAAAGAACAATTTCACCAGAGAATTCATGGGCAAGATGAAGCTCAAAGCAACTATTTCCCTTCAGAAACTAACCAAGCAACCGATCCTAGAACAACAGAGGCCCCAAACTCGGATGCTCCAGCCTGCCGACCCAATAGTCCAAATCGCGATAGGCAGTTCAGGTATCAGTGGAGATGGTTACTGTTTCTGAGACATGCTCGCCGATGTACTGCTCCAGAAGGAAAATGCCCAGAAGTTAACTGTATATTAGCTCAAAAACTCTGGAGGCACATGGCTGCATGTAGTTCATCTCAATGCACATTTCCTCGTTGTGTTAATAGTAAGAAATTACTTACTCATCACAAGAATTGCAGGAACCCTACCTGTCCTGTCTGTATTCCTGTCAAGAAATATGTAGACCAACAACTAAAAGCTCGTGTTCGCTCTGGCCTGACATGCTCAGTTGGTGACTCATCCAAATCCTGTGATGCTGGAGTACCAACCACTGGCTCAGTTTCAATGAGTCAACCAGTTGCTGGGACTTCTGATGACGGTCAACCTGCTTTAAAACGCATAAAAATTGAGCAGCATGATCAGTTGATTTTACATAATGGTGAAAGTTCTTTTGCATCACTTCCTTCCGGTGATGAATGTATAGAAACAAAACCTAAGGTCTCAGAATTGAAAGTGGATATTCCTTTGTTATCAGGCCAAGCCAGTTCATTTATGACAAAAGATACTCTGGATGATGTCTGTACGGAAAATAAGCCTTCCAGTGAACCTATGTTAAGGGATGACCATGTTTCTGAAACCATTAAGGGTGAAAAAGAGATGGCCCAACCCAAAGAagaaaatatgacattacctgGTGAAACTTCTTCCATGACAAAGCCTGGAAAGCCAAACATAAAAGGAGTATCATTGGTGGAATTGTTTACAACAGACCAAGTTAGGCAGCATATACAAGGCCTCAGACAGTGGGTTGGCCAGGTCAGTATGAACATGCATTACAATAGACAGTTACATCATAAGCTTTACCATTGTGCTGAGCCCATGGTTTATGGAATCTAATTAACTTGATGCTTACTGGTTTTATTATAAGATATCTACTTTTTCAGCACTGCTTTCTAacactttctttttcttatattttcttaCTAGACTTCAAATGGTTTCCATTATTGTTTTACAAACTCGACTTTCTCTTTAAGAAAATCTTCTCTGTAAGATATTGAATGGTTAGCTTTTTGAACGTGGGACATCTAGCTTCATTTGTGCCCTTTTTATCCCGACTCTGTAAGAAAAGAATACAAGATCAAAGAATTACAATCTTCAGCTGATTTGATTCCCTATTCTACATGATAAGATTGTCTTTGATCTTATATTCTACATGATACATCTTGCTATTTTCATTGACTTGTTTCTGATTTCATGGAACTCTCATATATTTTCCTATTCATGCCTTAACGTTCTTTCATCCAACTTCTTTGATCTGTCATTTTTACCCTTGGCGTAATCATATACACTTTTGTGCATgactttttttcttattcaaaattttccatTACTGGTCTTAACTTATTTTCACCTCATTCTTTGTCTTTGATAGAGTAAAATAAAAGCTGAGAAGAATCAAGCGCTGGAGCACTTTATGAATGAAAACTCATGTCAGCTGTGTGCAGTTGAGAAGTTGACTGTTGGACCTCCACCTATATATTGTTCACCATGTGGTGCTCGCATTAAAAGAAATGCAATGTACTATACTGTAGGAGCTGGTGATACACGTCACTATTTCTGTATGCCATGCTATCATGAGTCCCGCGGGGAAACTATACTAGTTGATCATATTGCTATTCCAAAATCAAGGatggaaaaaaagaaaaatgatgaagaGACTGAAGAGGGGGTACATGTTTTTTGTGATTTCTGACTTCTCTCATTTCTATTAACCTAAATTAACATTTCTATAACCACTTTCATTCTTTGCAGTGGGTGCAGTGTGATAAATGTGAGGGTTGGCAACATCAAATATGTGCATTATTTAATTGTCGGAGGAATGATGGAGGACAAGCTGAGTACACTTGTCCAAACTGCTATATGGAAGAAATTAACAGAGGTGAAAGGAAGCCCCTACCACAAAGTGCTGTTCTTGGTGCAAAGGATTTACCAAGAACAATCCTCAGTGACCATATTGAGCAGCGTTTGTTTAGACGGCTGAAGCAAGAAAAGCTAGAGAGAGCAAAGCTTCAGGGAATAAGTTGCGATGAGGTGAGCCATTTAACTTGTCATGTCACATACATTGATAGTTATGAAGTCAAATCTTTAAAGTGTGGATGGGTATTTTTCTTTTACTATCCAATATATGAGCTGAACATGGTACAGTATTTTGGAGAAGGTTCTTATTTTCTAGATGTTAAATTGTGTTTAAACATTCTTCAAATGGGTGCAGTTCAGACTACAAATGGCTGATAAGAGTTTATGTACTATATTCTTATGGGCTTCTCTAGGTTGCCAGTGCTGAAGCACTTGTAGTGAGAGTTGTATCATCTGTTGACAAGAAATTGGAAGTGAAGCCAAGATTTCTTGAGATTTTTCAAGACGAAAATTATCCAAAAGAGTTCCCATACAAGTCCAAGGTAAGCTGGGCACATAGGGATCTGCTGctatttattgtatatatattgaacacaatttttttcttttcaattttgtcTTGTACTTCCTACATGGGAGCTGCAAATATGcatttttttcaatcttttgGGGAAtgtaaattatgaataaatttttgCCTTTTGCAGGTGGTATTATTATTTCAGAATATTGAAGGGGTTGAAGTATGCCTATTTGGCATGTACGTTCAAGAATACGGGTCAGAGTGTCAACAGCCAAACCACCGCCGTGTCTATCTATCCTATTTAGATTCTGTCAAGTACTTCAGACCTGAGGTTAAAGCTGTAACAGGAGAGGCCCTTCGCACCTTTGTTTACCATGAAATACTGGCAAGTTTCAACTTTAAAATTGTTGTCTGGGGTGCATTGTTCTTTTgctcttttattttttgttgtcgTTATACATCTTGATATTGATTGACCTGCCTGagataaaacaatttcattatttGGCAGATTGGATACTTGGAATACTGCAAGAAACGCGGTTTCACTAGTTGCTATATCTGGGCTTGTCCTCCATTGAAGGGTGAAGACTACATTTTATATTGCCATCCAGAAATTCAGAAAACACCAAAATCAGATAAACTGAGGGAATGGTGAGTGAAAGAACAATTAGATGGCATGATCCTGTTTTTCTGTTTGTTTGATGCTAGTAGTTTAAGAAGTTTTTGTCTTAATTGATCACATTCTGACATAGATTACTGCTTTTTGTTAGGTACTTGGCcatgttaaaaaaaacatgGGAGGAAGGTATTGCGGTTGGCCTGACCAATCTGTATGATCATTTCTTTACAACAACTGGAGAATGCAAGGCTAAGGTAACTGCTGCCCAGCTTCCTTATTTTGATGGAGATTACTGGCCTGGGGCTGCAGAGGACATGATCTATCAGCTTCACCAAGAAGAAGATGGCAAGAAGCTACTTAAGAGAGTACCAAGCAAGAAGAGCTTAACAAAAAGGTCTTTGAAAGCATCCGGGCAATATGATCTTCCCCCAAATACATCAAAAGATTTGTTGCTGATGAGTAAGGTGATTCCAATTGCCAGTTTCTGCAAAGAAATAATTTTCTGATATTATAATGTTCTCGCAGGGATCAGTTCACCTCGGTAGAAGGATGTTAGAAAAGAATGGAAAATGATTTTCTTCTAGGTTAAGAATAATAAGAGTCTTTCCTTCAAATTAGAAACTTTTAACATTTATTGTACATGCAATgcaatatattattttcctgCCCGAAATATAAATCgagttaatattatatatatgtttatacatTTGTTTTGAATATCTACCCCAACATATGCAAGAAAAAGTAATTTGCTTTCACTTTCTTTTAGTTTTTTCTCATTTCCTTTTAATTTCATTCTAACCAATTGGAGCAGTAGTTAATTTCCTTCTTCACCTACCTCATATTCCTTGTGTTTTTTTGTATGTTTTCCTTCCATTTCAGCAAGAAATTTTAAATGTgaatattttgattgttttgaGATAAAACTTGTAGATTCTTACAAGCATTTTGATTCCTCCAGCTTGGTGAAACAATTTTAACAATGAAGGAAGATTTTATCATGGTTCATTTGCAACATGCTTGCACACATTGCTGTGTATTAATGGTATCGGGGAATCGCTGGGTTTGCAGTCAATGCAAAAGTTTTCAGATTTGTGACAGGTAAATTTCAGTACCTTAATTTGTTATTATGCTCGAGTgatatgatatattttgatcAGAAAAGTTATAGAAGAAGActtattttgaattgttttggGGGAAGGCCAGAACCTTATTTTAATAGATGAAAAACTCCTTGGTAACCAACAAAAAAGTAGGAAGAAAAAGATACCCAACACGAGTATCACAAATAGATAGAAAAAAACACTTAACCTTTTCATCAAAAAAAGGCCAAATAGATAAGAAAGTATAAAAGACAAGAATGGCATCACCAAACCAATTTATGAGATTTGTTCGATCAAGATGAGATTAATTGGAGGCATTTAGTCTTGAGTGAGTATTCATCTGCCATTCTTTGCGCAAAAGTCAGTTAGTCACTTGATTGTTCGTGTATTTATTTAACCTCTACTTTGAACATTGCAGCACATCTCAA is part of the Impatiens glandulifera chromosome 1, dImpGla2.1, whole genome shotgun sequence genome and encodes:
- the LOC124919089 gene encoding histone acetyltransferase HAC1-like isoform X2; its protein translation is MNVQAHMSGQTNQAASQMPVLAQQNGSSVPNQIQNLGIHRNAMEPDILKARRFIQEKIYDLLIRRQQTSYEMQPNRVLDIVKRLEYGLYRSAATKEEYLNLDTLETRIHAFIKRTSLSSLNQQFHQVVKSSSSSIGPMIPTPGMPRVGNTSLEISPSVDSTMVPSTSGNILAATGTLDLSNAYQQSSSKFSVSSNGNILSKGVQTTPTQMIPTPGFSSMNNHNTVESQPPQQNQNVSGQNLGMMQNTSSRTVSGRRSSLQKKSRGYPNGPATGLLGMAGSHLQTVNGPVTSDGYTTDIAYSDSSKHSQQHHGDGYEVIPSNSSGYGVGVLDGSMNQKKSLAPSISRTESLKTSMSNLPNIQQVATSQPETVNHLQSHNHQQFQMQPQQLKPQIFLRKQKQHNQQHHAMTRTDSLGRPQMNPDIDNQTEPDLEIECQDGILRSGVSEQFKISEMQTQFQQTDDQSRGSQFIPVPSVSQEICPSLDQTTQQMQDLLHPEPLIDTRNVFSSIHNQEQRDAALHSHLNFKSEEMSEIPGNSKQELTIKEQFHQRIHGQDEAQSNYFPSETNQATDPRTTEAPNSDAPACRPNSPNRDRQFRYQWRWLLFLRHARRCTAPEGKCPEVNCILAQKLWRHMAACSSSQCTFPRCVNSKKLLTHHKNCRNPTCPVCIPVKKYVDQQLKARVRSGLTCSVGDSSKSCDAGVPTTGSVSMSQPVAGTSDDGQPALKRIKIEQHDQLILHNGESSFASLPSGDECIETKPKVSELKVDIPLLSGQASSFMTKDTLDDVCTENKPSSEPMLRDDHVSETIKGEKEMAQPKEENMTLPGETSSMTKPGKPNIKGVSLVELFTTDQVRQHIQGLRQWVGQSKIKAEKNQALEHFMNENSCQLCAVEKLTVGPPPIYCSPCGARIKRNAMYYTVGAGDTRHYFCMPCYHESRGETILVDHIAIPKSRMEKKKNDEETEEGWVQCDKCEGWQHQICALFNCRRNDGGQAEYTCPNCYMEEINRGERKPLPQSAVLGAKDLPRTILSDHIEQRLFRRLKQEKLERAKLQGISCDEVASAEALVVRVVSSVDKKLEVKPRFLEIFQDENYPKEFPYKSKVVLLFQNIEGVEVCLFGMYVQEYGSECQQPNHRRVYLSYLDSVKYFRPEVKAVTGEALRTFVYHEILIGYLEYCKKRGFTSCYIWACPPLKGEDYILYCHPEIQKTPKSDKLREWYLAMLKKTWEEGIAVGLTNLYDHFFTTTGECKAKVTAAQLPYFDGDYWPGAAEDMIYQLHQEEDGKKLLKRVPSKKSLTKRSLKASGQYDLPPNTSKDLLLMSKLGETILTMKEDFIMVHLQHACTHCCVLMVSGNRWVCSQCKSFQICDSCYEAEQKLDDKDKHPINLREAHILYPVEITDVPNDTKDKDDVLESEFFDTRQAFLSLCQGNHYQYDTLRRAKHSSMMVLYHLHNPTAPAFVSTCNTCHLDIDVGQGWRCEICPDYDVCNSCYVKDGGTIHPHTLTNQSSLAYRDAQNKEARELRVLQLRKMLDLLVHASQCRSLHCQYQHCRKVKGLFRHGIQCKLRASGGCLLCKKMWHLLHLHARACKESECNVPRCRDLKEHARRSQHQSDSRRRAAVMEMMRKRVAEVSGNSGS
- the LOC124919089 gene encoding histone acetyltransferase HAC1-like isoform X1 — encoded protein: MNVQAHMSGQTNQAASQMPVLAQQNGSSVPNQIQNLGIHRNAMEPDILKARRFIQEKIYDLLIRRQQTSYEMQPNRVLDIVKRLEYGLYRSAATKEEYLNLDTLETRIHAFIKRTSLSSLNQQFHQVVKSSSSSIGPMIPTPGMPRVGNTSLEISPSVDSTMVPSTSGNILAATGTLDLSNAYQQSSSKFSVSSNGNILSKGVQTTPTQMIPTPGFSSMNNHNTVESQPPQQNQNVSGQNLGMMQNTSSRTVSGRRSSLQKKSRGYPNGPATGLLGMAGSHLQTVNGPVTSDGYTTDIAYSDSSKHSQQHHGKQQRSLIKGDGYEVIPSNSSGYGVGVLDGSMNQKKSLAPSISRTESLKTSMSNLPNIQQVATSQPETVNHLQSHNHQQFQMQPQQLKPQIFLRKQKQHNQQHHAMTRTDSLGRPQMNPDIDNQTEPDLEIECQDGILRSGVSEQFKISEMQTQFQQTDDQSRGSQFIPVPSVSQEICPSLDQTTQQMQDLLHPEPLIDTRNVFSSIHNQEQRDAALHSHLNFKSEEMSEIPGNSKQELTIKEQFHQRIHGQDEAQSNYFPSETNQATDPRTTEAPNSDAPACRPNSPNRDRQFRYQWRWLLFLRHARRCTAPEGKCPEVNCILAQKLWRHMAACSSSQCTFPRCVNSKKLLTHHKNCRNPTCPVCIPVKKYVDQQLKARVRSGLTCSVGDSSKSCDAGVPTTGSVSMSQPVAGTSDDGQPALKRIKIEQHDQLILHNGESSFASLPSGDECIETKPKVSELKVDIPLLSGQASSFMTKDTLDDVCTENKPSSEPMLRDDHVSETIKGEKEMAQPKEENMTLPGETSSMTKPGKPNIKGVSLVELFTTDQVRQHIQGLRQWVGQSKIKAEKNQALEHFMNENSCQLCAVEKLTVGPPPIYCSPCGARIKRNAMYYTVGAGDTRHYFCMPCYHESRGETILVDHIAIPKSRMEKKKNDEETEEGWVQCDKCEGWQHQICALFNCRRNDGGQAEYTCPNCYMEEINRGERKPLPQSAVLGAKDLPRTILSDHIEQRLFRRLKQEKLERAKLQGISCDEVASAEALVVRVVSSVDKKLEVKPRFLEIFQDENYPKEFPYKSKVVLLFQNIEGVEVCLFGMYVQEYGSECQQPNHRRVYLSYLDSVKYFRPEVKAVTGEALRTFVYHEILIGYLEYCKKRGFTSCYIWACPPLKGEDYILYCHPEIQKTPKSDKLREWYLAMLKKTWEEGIAVGLTNLYDHFFTTTGECKAKVTAAQLPYFDGDYWPGAAEDMIYQLHQEEDGKKLLKRVPSKKSLTKRSLKASGQYDLPPNTSKDLLLMSKLGETILTMKEDFIMVHLQHACTHCCVLMVSGNRWVCSQCKSFQICDSCYEAEQKLDDKDKHPINLREAHILYPVEITDVPNDTKDKDDVLESEFFDTRQAFLSLCQGNHYQYDTLRRAKHSSMMVLYHLHNPTAPAFVSTCNTCHLDIDVGQGWRCEICPDYDVCNSCYVKDGGTIHPHTLTNQSSLAYRDAQNKEARELRVLQLRKMLDLLVHASQCRSLHCQYQHCRKVKGLFRHGIQCKLRASGGCLLCKKMWHLLHLHARACKESECNVPRCRDLKEHARRSQHQSDSRRRAAVMEMMRKRVAEVSGNSGS